AATGCCACAACGCAACTCACCAAAGAATTAGCAGGAGCAGCAAAAAACAAATTGCTTTTGTGGGGCTTATCCGAAAAACAGATTTTTGATTTGGAAAAGTCGGGCAATGCAAGTCCTTTGATTACTTTCTATTCACCCGAAGCGGGATATGTAACTGAAGTGAACATTACCGAAGGTATGTATGTGCAAGAGGGCAGCTCACTATTAAAAATCACTTCACTCAATCAGGTTTGGGTAGAAGCGCAACTCTATTCCAATGAAGTTTCGGGAATTGCGGAAAATAAATCCTTTAAGGTTTTCAGCGAAAGCAACCCCGAACAAATTTATACGGGCAAATTGGCTTACAGCAATCCGGTAATTGAAGAAGGTAAAAGAATTTATCTGCTCAAAATAAGGGTAAACAATCCGAAAGGAAATCTAATCCCCGGAACATTGGTTTCTGTTGTTCCTGAAAAATCTTCTGCCAGTGTTTTGGCAGTTCCGAAATCTTCCGTGCTGTTGGAAAAAATGAAAACAGTTTGGGTATTGGCGCATGAAAACACATTTGAGCAGCGCATGGTGGTAACAGGCGCAGAAAATAAATACTGGATTGAAATTACATCAGGTTTAAAACAGGGCGATGTGGTTGTTACCGAAGGCGCATACTTAATCAGCAGTGAATTTATCCTCAAAAGCGGAGCAGGTCAAAGACATGAACATTAAGACAATAACCGAACTAACCAAAGTTGCCATCACGCTTGACAATGTTGGCATGACAATTTAAACTTTTCGTTTCCTGACTTTCACTTTTTGTAACACACTTTTCAATTCATCCATGTTAATCCGTATATCTCCTCTGATAAACAACAAAATACAGGCAACGCAAAAAAAATACACTCTTGCAAGTCGCGCAAGCCAAACCGCAGACCAAAACTTGCAAGAGAGTATTTTCTTCTGCCGCCCAATAAAAGACTTCAATTATTTTCTCCCTCTCTTCTAAAAAAAATACTCCACCCGCCCCCTAACCCGATAATTTCCCTTTTCTTTCCAGTGTCCTTCGCAGACAATTTAGTGCTAAACCGACACGACAAACCATTGGACAAACAGCAGGGCATCCGGTAACAAGGGCTTAAAGAAATGGCGGGTGCAGTCGTTAATCAAACATCAGTGCATTTACATACATTTGTCGTGGGCTGACAGTTTGTTGCATCTAACCCGCCACTTCTTTAAGCCCCGAAACGTTTTACGAAACGGCAGGACACGCCAAGCTTCGATTCGAGATTCCTGACAAGCCCGCGGAATAGTTTCCGAGCGAGAAGTTGATTTAGTTGAATCGCTTAGAGCGCCACATACTTCACCGGATCCAGCGCGGTGCCGTTGAACCAGAGCTCGAAGTGGAGGTGCGGACCGGAGCTGAGTTCGCCGGAGTTGCCGATGATGGCGATGGCATCGCCGGCTTTGACGTAGTCGCCGACTTTTTTCAACAAGGCGCTGTTGTGCTTGTAAAAACTGAAAAGGTTGTTGCTGTGCTGGATGCCGATCACCCAACCGGTCTCGGAGGTGAAGTTCGCGATCACGACCGTACCGTCGAGTGTCGCTTTGATGGGTTCGTTCGGGTTGGAGACAATGTCGATGCCGTAGTGCCGGCGCACCGCGTCGAAACGATTGGTGAGGGTTCCTTTCAGCGGAGGGAAAAACAGGAAGCCTCGGATGCTGTTGGACATCGAACCGGCGTCGTCGATGGCAAGCGAGAATAGATCCTGTGCTTCGAACTCCTTGCGCAAGACCGAGTCCTCCGGCGATTTTCGTAACTGCCGGATCGTGTCGTAGCGCTGCAATTGCTCCGGCTTCAGGATCACCGAGTCGGCAGGAATTTCCCCGTTGATGATCCGGCGGAGGTTCTCCAGATAAATGTCGCGGGCGGTCAGCGCCAGTTGCATGGAATCGGCTTTCTGCAAGAGGCTAATGACCCGTCGTTGCGTCTTCACGTCGGCGTAGCCGGGGATGTATTCGCGTAATCCGGTGAACGCGATGATGAAGGTGGTGATCGTGATGAGCAAGATGATGCTCAGCCCCGTCGTTACAAATACATTCAACGGCCGGAGCCGGAACGAGGCCTTCTCCTCCAGCGTATCCTCGTTCATGATGACCAGCCGGAAGCGGGACTTGAGGCGGGTGAGGAGTTTGCGGGCCATGAAGGAGGGGCGAGGGACGAGGGACGAGGGACGAAGAGCGAGACCGAGACCGAGACCGAGACCGAGACCGAGACCGAGACCGAGACCGAGACCGAGGAAAACGGGCTGCAAGTTAGTTAATGGATAATTTTATAATGCTTTCTCCAGAACCCACTTTCGACCTGGTCATACTTTCGATAATTTCCACGTGTCAGTGCCTGAAATAGGTTGACCATAAAATCGACCAAATCATGGCAACCAGAAAGGATTACGAATTAAGCCTGGAGCAGCGCTCTCAGCGGACGTTTAGTGAGAATTTTAAGCGAAAGAAGGTTCAGGAGCTAGAAACCGGCCTTACCGGGATGTGACCTAAGTAACAGTATCAGGTGTCCGGGACCTCGATTTATCGCTGGATCGCTAAATTTGGGAGTATGGCAAAGAAGAAAGAGGCTGATCGTAGAGGGTGAAAGCGACACGCGCAAGCTCCTGGAACTTCAGAAAGATCGCTGAGTTGGAACGAAAATTAGGTCAAAAGCAGATCAATTGGAGTTCAAGGACAAGATGATCGAGATAGCAGAAGAAATGTACCGGGTTGACATAAAAAAAGCTAGGCTCGCAACTATCCGATACTTTGGTTCCGGCGAGAACGGCTAAGCTGTAGTTTGAACTACTTCTATCAAAGTATCGGCATCAGCAAGAGGCCGTACACAAGCTCATAGACGTTTACATGAGGAATCAGGACCAGCAAGAGCAATTGCTCCGGTTGTATACCAGGTCAGGAAGGATCACCGACCATGGGGATGCGGGATATGTACTACAAGATCCTTCCTTCTCATATGGGCAGAGACAAGTTCGAGCACTTGTGTAAAGTGCAGGGGGTGTGGAGTGTAGCGCACTCCATCGTACGACCGATAGCAGGGGGTGATCCGATTCGCCAACTTACTTGAGGGAATGACGGTTACCGGAATCGATCAGGTGTGGCAAAGTGATATCACTTACTTGGAAGTGAATGGCGGTTTTACTACCTCACCTTCATTGTAGACGCCTTCTCCCGCAGGATTGTCGGTCACCAGGCGTCAGCGAACCTGCACACCGTTGATACCACCTTGCCAGCATTACGCATGGCTGTAAAGACGCGAGGAGACTCTATACGATCAGGGCTTATCATGCATTCGGATGGCGGGGGCCAGTATTACGCCAAGGATTTTTTAGACTATACGAGCCAACTGAAGATGCAGATAGTATGTGCGTATGCCTGGAGAATGGAAAAGCTGACGAATCAATGGCGGATAAAGAACAACTACTTACGGCACCGAACATCACATTTTGAAATCTGGAGGGAGGTGACGGGCGGTGGCACTCTACAATCAGGAAAAGCCTCATAAAGCGTTAAAGAGAAATCACCCACAACCTTTGAGTTAGAATGGGTAAAATTGCAGCAGCAACCAGTACCGAAATGACAGCGTCATAGGGCAATACCAGATTTACCGGGGCATCGAGCCCCGTGTAAATCTGAGCAACCAGACCTCAGAATCCAGCTGTATTAATGGCAAATAACAATCAAACGAGTTACTAAAAACGGTCAACCCTAGTTAGGCATTGACAACGCACCACGCACCACGCACCACGCACCACGCACCACGCACCACGCACCACGCCCCTCGTCCCTCGCCCCCCGTCCCTCGCCCCCCGTCCCTCGCCCCCCCGTCCCTCGTTTCCCCTTCCGTCCCTTCAAAATATTTTCGCAAATTTGCAGTTATCACCTCTTCCATGTCCCGCGTTTTTCGTGCGTTTTCCGGCCAATGGGCCTTTTTAGGCCTTTTCGGGGTCTTTATGATGGCGTCCTGCTCCCAGACCAAGGACACGTTCATCAACCGCACCTTTCATAATCTGTCGGGTCACTACAACGGCTACTATAATGCCGGGGTGAAGCTGCTGGAGGGAACCGACCGATTGGCGGAGCAGCACGAAGATCATTACGATCGCACCCTGCGGGTTTATCGCTATGCCAATGCGGAAAAGGCGAAGTCGATCTATCCCCAAATGGACGATGTGATCAAGCGTACCGGTACGGTCATTTCGCGCCACACCATCTACGACAAAAACGGCAACGAGAAACCGAACTCCGAACACTGGATCGACGACAACTGGCTGCTTTACGGCAAGGCCTTATTCTTCAAGCACGAATACTTCGCCGCGATGGAGGCGTTCAACTACGTCGAGGTTACTTACAAGAAGGAAACGACCCGTCACCTGGCTTCGCTGTGGATCGCGAAGACGTACCTGGAACTTACGCAGCTCAACGAAGCGGAAAACAAACTCGACTATGTCCGCAACCAGAGTGATTTTCCGAAAAAGAATCGTTGGGAACTGGAAGCCACCTTTGCCGACTACTACGTGCAGGTGCGCAACAACCCCAAAGCCATCGAGCACTTGACCCGTGCAGCGGAACTCGCGCCGCGGCGCGACGACCGCATTCGCTTCCTGTTCATCCTTGGGCAGATGCAACAGGCGGAGGAGAAATTCTCTCTGGCATTCGATACCTATTCGCGGGTTATCAAGATGAACCCGCCGTACGAGATGGGTTTCAACGCCCGTATCAACCGTGCCCGTTGTTACGAGGCCGGCGGTAAAGGCAGCGACGAGGTGCGCAACGAACTCGCGAAGTTGCAGAAGGATCCGAAGAACAAGGATTTCCTCGACCAGATCTATTACGCGCTGGCCGGCCTGGAGAAGAAGTCGGGCAACGAGCCGGGTGAGATCGAATACCTGAACAAATCGGTTCAGGCCAGCACGACCAACAAGAATCAAAAAGCGCTTTCCTACCTCGAACTAGCGAAAATCGCTTTCATCAAACCGGACTATCGACTGGCCAAAGGATACTACGACAGTACTATCGCCAACTTGTCCAACGACCACCCGGATTATACCGAAGTCCTCCAACGCCGGAACAGTCTTACCCGTTTGGTACGTTACCTGAACATCATCCAGAACGAAGACAGTTTGCAGTCGCTCGCCCAGATGACACCGGAACAGCGCGCCAAGCTGGTCGATGACCAGATCCGAAAGGAAGAAGAGGAGAAAGCGCGGCAGA
This genomic stretch from Bacteroidota bacterium harbors:
- a CDS encoding M23 family metallopeptidase; its protein translation is MQPVFLGLGLGLGLGLGLGLGLGLALRPSSLVPRPSFMARKLLTRLKSRFRLVIMNEDTLEEKASFRLRPLNVFVTTGLSIILLITITTFIIAFTGLREYIPGYADVKTQRRVISLLQKADSMQLALTARDIYLENLRRIINGEIPADSVILKPEQLQRYDTIRQLRKSPEDSVLRKEFEAQDLFSLAIDDAGSMSNSIRGFLFFPPLKGTLTNRFDAVRRHYGIDIVSNPNEPIKATLDGTVVIANFTSETGWVIGIQHSNNLFSFYKHNSALLKKVGDYVKAGDAIAIIGNSGELSSGPHLHFELWFNGTALDPVKYVAL
- a CDS encoding efflux RND transporter periplasmic adaptor subunit, giving the protein MKQILISTILFSILIVSGCKNGHENHQAISGSYYTCPMHPSVVSSTPGSCPVCNMSLIKVEKNENEHAGHQGNFITIDKRKQELAGIKTDTVKLRNITSASTIIGTVAIDDEQVKTISSRAKGRIDKLFIKNTGAFIKSGEPLYSIYSEQLQADEKEYLSLFEKSKTVNATTQLTKELAGAAKNKLLLWGLSEKQIFDLEKSGNASPLITFYSPEAGYVTEVNITEGMYVQEGSSLLKITSLNQVWVEAQLYSNEVSGIAENKSFKVFSESNPEQIYTGKLAYSNPVIEEGKRIYLLKIRVNNPKGNLIPGTLVSVVPEKSSASVLAVPKSSVLLEKMKTVWVLAHENTFEQRMVVTGAENKYWIEITSGLKQGDVVVTEGAYLISSEFILKSGAGQRHEH